From the genome of Natranaerobius trueperi, one region includes:
- the mnmA gene encoding tRNA 2-thiouridine(34) synthase MnmA, producing the protein MILMAKRVLVAMSGGVDSSVAAALLKEQGYEVIGAHMKLWFREEDEELYEENVKGCCSLSAASDAKRVCDKLEIPFYVLNFKESFYNYVVKDFVDEYLHGRTPNPCIACNRFMKWEEFLKKAVALECDYIATGHYARIVFDKSKDRYLLYRGKDSSKDQTYMLAQLTQNQLAKTLFPLGDYVKDDVRQMAKERGLGVEQKPDSQEICFIPNDDYSEFLEKEAPDKIIQGPILDVDGNKIGEHKGVCHYTIGQRRGLGISLGRPVYVVDIDPKKNALIVGDTEHLYSYGLVADDVNLISINSLKDSIDIECKIRYNFTEVSAKLEPHEKDQNKVNVRFDSPVKAITPGQGVAFYQGDLVVGGGTILDKIK; encoded by the coding sequence GTGATTTTGATGGCTAAAAGAGTACTAGTGGCTATGAGTGGTGGTGTTGACAGTTCAGTTGCGGCAGCACTATTAAAAGAACAGGGGTATGAAGTTATCGGGGCACATATGAAGCTTTGGTTTAGAGAAGAAGATGAAGAGTTATATGAAGAAAATGTTAAAGGATGTTGTTCTCTTTCAGCAGCTAGTGATGCTAAGCGTGTCTGTGATAAATTAGAGATCCCTTTTTATGTTTTAAATTTTAAAGAGTCTTTCTATAATTATGTTGTAAAAGATTTTGTAGATGAATATCTTCATGGTAGGACCCCAAATCCTTGTATAGCTTGTAATAGGTTCATGAAATGGGAAGAGTTTTTAAAAAAAGCTGTTGCACTAGAGTGTGACTATATTGCTACTGGTCATTATGCTAGAATCGTGTTTGATAAATCAAAAGATAGATATTTATTATATAGAGGTAAAGATAGCTCTAAAGACCAAACTTATATGCTCGCTCAACTAACTCAGAATCAATTAGCTAAGACGTTGTTTCCTTTAGGTGATTATGTTAAAGACGATGTACGACAAATGGCGAAAGAAAGAGGATTAGGGGTAGAACAAAAACCAGATAGTCAAGAAATTTGTTTCATCCCTAATGATGACTATAGTGAATTTTTAGAAAAGGAAGCTCCTGATAAGATCATCCAAGGACCAATTTTAGATGTAGATGGTAATAAAATAGGAGAACATAAGGGAGTTTGTCATTATACTATTGGGCAGAGAAGGGGACTTGGAATTTCACTTGGAAGACCTGTTTATGTAGTCGATATTGACCCGAAAAAAAATGCTCTAATAGTTGGTGATACTGAACATTTATACTCTTACGGACTAGTAGCTGATGATGTAAATTTAATATCAATTAATTCATTAAAAGATTCTATAGATATTGAATGTAAAATTAGGTATAATTTTACAGAAGTTTCTGCTAAATTAGAACCACATGAAAAAGATCAAAACAAAGTAAACGTTAGGTTTGATTCTCCTGTTAAAGCTATTACACCAGGTCAAGGTGTAGCGTTTTATCAAGGCGATTTAGTTGTTGGTGGTGGAACAATATTAGATAAAATTAAGTAA
- a CDS encoding replication-associated recombination protein A, with amino-acid sequence MDLFSYNLEEKTAHEAPLADRIRPLTLEEFVGQNKVLGEGKLLRRAIKADRLSSIILYGPPGIGKTTIAKIIASNTQKEFHQLNAVISGVKDLRDLIEKAQEIRSQYNRGSVLFIDEIHRFNKNQQDALLPYVEDGTVILIGATTENPYFSVNNALLSRSQVFKLEELTRSEMEKLLNRALEDKEKGLGNYQVEIDDKAISHFIDSANGDIRVALNALELAVMTTLPNENGVRTINLEVAEDSIQEKAVYYDKDGDNHYDVISAFIKSLRGSDPDAGLYWLARMLYAGEDPLFVCRRLLIFASEDVGNADPQALQVALSVYQAVERLGLPEGKITLAQGVTYLASAPKSNSSYIGVLKAQKEVESGIGTKSQVPNHLKDAHYQGAKELGHGRDYKYPHHYPENFISQTYLPEEIKDKVFYEPTLNGKEAQIKERLQRLFLKRGDFDG; translated from the coding sequence ATGGATCTTTTTAGCTATAATTTAGAAGAAAAGACTGCTCATGAAGCTCCATTAGCTGATAGGATTAGACCACTAACCTTAGAAGAATTTGTTGGCCAAAATAAAGTTTTAGGGGAAGGGAAACTACTTCGCCGAGCAATAAAAGCAGATAGATTATCTTCTATAATTTTATACGGCCCTCCTGGGATAGGGAAAACTACGATAGCTAAAATAATTGCAAGCAATACACAAAAAGAATTTCATCAATTAAATGCAGTTATAAGTGGTGTTAAGGACTTGCGAGATTTAATAGAAAAAGCACAAGAAATTAGAAGTCAGTATAATAGGGGATCTGTATTATTTATTGATGAAATTCACCGATTTAATAAAAACCAACAGGATGCACTATTACCGTATGTGGAAGATGGTACAGTGATACTAATAGGTGCTACAACTGAAAATCCTTATTTTTCAGTCAATAATGCACTTTTATCAAGATCTCAAGTCTTTAAACTAGAAGAATTAACACGTTCTGAAATGGAGAAACTTTTAAATAGAGCTTTAGAAGATAAGGAAAAAGGTTTAGGAAACTATCAAGTAGAAATTGATGATAAAGCTATTTCTCATTTTATAGATTCTGCAAATGGAGATATTAGAGTTGCTTTAAATGCTCTTGAATTAGCCGTTATGACAACCTTACCCAATGAAAATGGAGTAAGAACAATTAATTTAGAAGTAGCTGAGGATTCAATTCAAGAAAAGGCTGTTTATTATGATAAAGATGGTGATAATCATTATGATGTTATTTCTGCATTTATAAAATCCCTTAGAGGCTCAGATCCTGATGCAGGTCTTTACTGGTTAGCAAGAATGTTATATGCAGGTGAGGATCCACTTTTTGTATGTAGAAGGTTATTGATTTTTGCAAGTGAGGATGTTGGAAATGCTGATCCACAAGCCCTTCAAGTAGCTTTATCAGTTTATCAGGCTGTAGAACGCTTAGGTTTACCAGAGGGAAAGATCACATTAGCTCAAGGTGTCACATACCTAGCTTCAGCTCCAAAAAGCAATAGCAGTTATATTGGTGTATTAAAAGCTCAAAAAGAAGTAGAGTCAGGAATAGGTACAAAGAGTCAAGTTCCTAATCATTTAAAGGATGCACATTATCAAGGTGCTAAAGAGTTAGGACATGGTAGAGACTATAAGTATCCACATCACTATCCTGAAAATTTTATTTCTCAAACCTATTTGCCAGAAGAGATTAAAGATAAGGTGTTTTATGAACCGACTTTAAATGGAAAAGAAGCCCAAATTAAAGAACGACTCCAAAGATTATTTTTAAAGCGTGGTGATTTTGATGGCTAA
- the scfB gene encoding thioether cross-link-forming SCIFF peptide maturase — protein MSINFHTFYIGDKILLYDVGSGSLHEISETCNALLEGLAKNNDNTDNFLDSLRSQAKKKWSKDDDVTEAFEQLSNLHEQGLLCFYKKSDHVKFNTEKDSKKPLGVKALCLHPAHACNMDCKYCFADGGLFNGQTSYMDTKTAERAVDFLIDQSGARKNLEIDFFGGEPLLNFSVIKETVEYARKQAEKYNKSFKFTLTTNGLALTDEIIDYIINENFAVVMSIDGRKHINDYYRTDLKGNGTYDKILPKFQKLAHALTTYGSQEYYMRGTYTKQNLDFSKDVLHLAELGFKHISVEPVIGDLDSKYSLSSNDLDYITKEYKLIADESSMRSDLNFFHFNIDLEGGPCSIKKITGCGAGFDYLAVDPSGDIFPCHQFVSKNEFYMGNVSKPEQINKDISKRLKSCNILTKDICKTCWARYLCGGGCHANAFNINENLDTPYDVDCAIKKIQFEHALYLKALNN, from the coding sequence ATGTCAATAAATTTTCATACTTTTTATATAGGTGATAAAATATTATTATATGATGTAGGCTCTGGTTCATTACATGAAATATCAGAGACCTGTAATGCATTGTTAGAAGGTTTAGCAAAGAATAATGACAATACTGATAATTTCTTAGATAGTTTGAGGTCACAAGCAAAGAAAAAATGGTCTAAAGATGATGATGTAACTGAAGCATTTGAACAACTTTCTAATCTTCATGAACAAGGTTTGCTTTGTTTCTATAAAAAATCAGATCATGTAAAGTTTAATACTGAGAAAGATAGTAAAAAGCCACTAGGAGTAAAAGCATTATGTTTACACCCTGCTCATGCCTGTAATATGGATTGTAAATATTGTTTTGCAGATGGTGGTTTATTTAACGGACAAACCTCTTATATGGATACTAAAACTGCAGAACGGGCAGTTGATTTTTTAATAGACCAATCTGGTGCTCGAAAAAATTTAGAGATAGATTTTTTTGGAGGAGAACCATTATTAAATTTTTCTGTTATTAAAGAAACAGTAGAATATGCTCGAAAACAAGCTGAAAAATATAATAAAAGTTTTAAATTTACTTTAACTACAAATGGTCTAGCTTTAACTGATGAAATTATAGATTATATTATAAATGAAAACTTTGCTGTAGTTATGAGTATTGATGGAAGAAAGCATATTAATGACTATTACAGAACAGACTTGAAAGGTAATGGTACCTACGATAAAATACTACCCAAATTTCAAAAATTAGCACATGCTTTAACGACCTACGGTAGTCAAGAATATTACATGAGAGGAACCTATACTAAACAAAATCTTGATTTTTCTAAAGACGTGTTACACTTAGCTGAACTAGGTTTCAAACACATTTCTGTAGAACCGGTGATAGGTGATTTAGATTCTAAATATAGTTTATCTTCTAACGATTTGGATTATATAACAAAAGAGTATAAATTAATAGCGGATGAGTCAAGTATGCGTAGTGATTTGAACTTTTTTCATTTTAATATCGATCTTGAAGGTGGCCCATGTTCAATTAAAAAAATAACTGGTTGTGGTGCTGGGTTCGATTATCTAGCAGTTGACCCCTCAGGTGATATTTTTCCATGCCACCAATTCGTAAGTAAAAATGAATTTTATATGGGTAATGTTTCTAAACCTGAACAAATCAATAAAGACATTTCAAAAAGACTGAAATCATGTAACATTTTAACTAAGGACATTTGTAAAACATGCTGGGCTAGATATCTCTGTGGTGGTGGTTGTCATGCGAACGCATTTAATATAAATGAAAATCTAGATACTCCTTATGATGTTGATTGCGCGATTAAAAAAATACAATTTGAACATGCGCTGTATTTGAAGGCATTAAATAATTAA
- the scfA gene encoding six-cysteine ranthipeptide SCIFF → MKHIKTISFGSNKDTQHIGCGECQTSCQSACKTSCTVGNQACEQESVN, encoded by the coding sequence TTGAAACATATAAAAACTATCTCATTTGGATCAAATAAAGATACCCAACATATAGGATGTGGAGAGTGTCAAACATCTTGTCAATCAGCTTGTAAAACTTCTTGTACTGTAGGAAACCAAGCGTGTGAACAAGAAAGTGTCAACTAA
- a CDS encoding DUF1858 domain-containing protein — translation MTISEVLKTDKKTAEVFMEHGMHCLGCPSATGETVEQAAMVHGADVDQLIEKLNKVIEE, via the coding sequence ATGACTATTAGTGAGGTATTAAAAACTGATAAAAAGACAGCTGAAGTATTCATGGAACATGGTATGCATTGTCTTGGTTGTCCGTCAGCTACTGGAGAGACCGTTGAACAGGCTGCTATGGTCCACGGAGCAGATGTTGACCAATTGATTGAAAAATTAAACAAAGTAATTGAGGAGTAA
- a CDS encoding alpha/beta-type small acid-soluble spore protein, whose protein sequence is MAAGRRRLPGETNPKLAKLKYEVAKDLGLKSDIDERGWDNMTTREVGKIGGNMVKKMVDSFKNEND, encoded by the coding sequence TTGGCAGCTGGCCGTCGTCGCCTACCTGGTGAGACCAACCCAAAGTTAGCAAAACTTAAGTATGAAGTCGCAAAAGATTTAGGTTTAAAGTCAGATATAGATGAAAGAGGTTGGGATAATATGACAACTAGAGAGGTAGGAAAGATTGGCGGAAACATGGTTAAGAAAATGGTAGATAGTTTTAAAAATGAAAATGATTAG
- a CDS encoding TIGR04086 family membrane protein, protein MTKSAKTNASFIGDSRLTSILLGVVLAYCISLVVFVFSSLLFTLTPLTEAIMPYITYITTVISIFIGGIYTAGKIGYKGWLNGGICGLIYLIGLFILSLLLNVNVVFGLQLLSRIVLSFLIGAIGGILGINM, encoded by the coding sequence TTGACAAAATCAGCTAAGACGAATGCTTCTTTTATTGGTGATTCTCGCCTTACATCAATTTTATTAGGTGTTGTACTTGCTTACTGTATTTCATTAGTAGTATTTGTTTTTTCGTCTTTATTATTTACTTTAACTCCATTAACAGAAGCTATTATGCCTTATATCACGTATATAACAACTGTTATTAGTATATTCATTGGAGGAATATATACAGCTGGTAAAATTGGCTATAAAGGTTGGTTAAATGGCGGAATTTGTGGTTTGATCTATTTAATTGGATTATTTATATTAAGTTTATTACTTAATGTTAATGTAGTTTTTGGTTTACAATTATTATCTAGGATTGTACTTTCCTTTCTTATAGGTGCTATAGGTGGAATTTTAGGAATAAATATGTAG
- the yajC gene encoding preprotein translocase subunit YajC, which yields MEQFIPLIVLIAIFYFLLIRPQQKQQKQRKEMLDNLQKNDKVITIGGIHGTIKDIKGETLTLKVAESLHITLSKFGVQSVVNEEANSEE from the coding sequence ATGGAACAATTTATTCCATTGATTGTTCTGATTGCAATTTTTTATTTCTTGCTTATCAGACCTCAACAAAAACAGCAAAAACAAAGAAAGGAAATGCTTGATAACCTACAGAAAAATGACAAAGTTATCACTATCGGTGGTATACATGGTACAATTAAAGATATTAAAGGAGAAACTTTAACTCTAAAAGTTGCTGAAAGTCTTCATATAACTTTATCAAAATTTGGTGTTCAATCAGTAGTAAATGAAGAAGCAAATTCAGAAGAGTAA
- the tgt gene encoding tRNA guanosine(34) transglycosylase Tgt, whose amino-acid sequence MAVSYIVNQKSSECDARVGTLKTPHGEVETPVFMPVGTQATVKTMTPDELKELESEIILSNTYHLYLRPGSKLIKEAGGLHKFMNWDRPILTDSGGFQVFSLGNRRNITEQGVEFRSHIDGSKMFLSPEKAVEIQEDLGSDIMMVFDECPPYPADEIYVKKSLDRTLRWAKRCKDSQNHADKQALFGIVQGGMYPKLRKESALRTVELDFPGYAVGGLSVGEPKELMLEVLENTTPFLPEEKPRYLMGVGTADYLVEGVYRGIDMFDCVFPTRVARNGTAMTWTGKMTVRNASYKKDFSPIDKSCECYTCKNYSRAYIRHLVKTNEILGFRLITWHNLYFLVQLMKEIRQAIKNDNFKDWRESFYKSYQHN is encoded by the coding sequence ATGGCAGTTTCTTATATTGTTAATCAAAAGTCTTCTGAATGTGATGCAAGGGTTGGAACATTAAAAACTCCTCATGGTGAAGTAGAAACTCCAGTATTTATGCCAGTAGGGACTCAAGCTACAGTTAAAACTATGACCCCAGATGAACTAAAAGAATTGGAATCAGAGATTATACTTAGCAACACTTATCATTTATATTTAAGACCCGGGTCAAAATTAATTAAAGAAGCTGGTGGGCTTCATAAATTCATGAACTGGGATCGCCCAATACTAACTGATAGTGGAGGTTTTCAAGTGTTTAGTCTTGGAAACCGTAGAAATATAACAGAACAAGGCGTAGAATTTCGTTCACATATAGATGGATCGAAAATGTTTCTTTCTCCTGAAAAAGCAGTAGAAATCCAAGAAGATTTAGGTTCAGACATTATGATGGTTTTTGATGAATGTCCCCCTTATCCAGCTGATGAAATTTATGTTAAAAAATCTTTGGATAGAACACTTAGATGGGCGAAAAGATGTAAAGATAGTCAAAATCATGCTGATAAACAGGCGTTATTTGGGATAGTCCAAGGTGGTATGTATCCTAAACTTCGAAAGGAAAGTGCCCTTAGGACTGTTGAGCTTGACTTTCCTGGGTATGCAGTAGGTGGTTTAAGTGTAGGAGAACCGAAAGAATTAATGTTAGAAGTACTTGAGAATACTACTCCGTTCTTACCAGAAGAAAAACCTAGATACTTAATGGGTGTTGGAACGGCTGATTATTTAGTTGAAGGTGTATATCGTGGGATTGATATGTTTGATTGCGTATTTCCGACAAGAGTTGCACGTAACGGTACAGCTATGACTTGGACTGGCAAAATGACAGTGCGAAATGCAAGCTATAAAAAAGATTTTAGTCCTATTGATAAGTCATGCGAATGCTATACATGTAAAAATTATAGTCGTGCTTATATAAGACACCTTGTTAAAACTAATGAAATATTAGGTTTTAGACTTATTACTTGGCATAACCTGTATTTTTTGGTACAGTTAATGAAGGAAATTCGTCAGGCGATAAAGAATGATAACTTTAAGGACTGGCGAGAATCATTTTATAAATCTTATCAACATAATTAA
- the queA gene encoding tRNA preQ1(34) S-adenosylmethionine ribosyltransferase-isomerase QueA, which yields MKLEEFDYNLPEELIAQKPLFNRSDSRLMMVNREFKEIKNESFKNIIDYVQKGDLFIVNNSKVMPARLFGKKKETGGKLEMVLIHPTENEGEWEVLVKPGKRAKPGTIFEFGDGILEAEIKSTTPEGGRIVKFNYQGNFQQILDQLGEMPLPPYIKRQLDDPDRYQTVYAKERGSVAAPTAGLHFTPDLIEKIKEKGGDVIELTLHVGLGTFRPVKVTDIEKHKMHSEYYYLPVESAEKINNAKRNGCRVIAVGTTAVRTLETCKTEEKGKCVKSSKGWTDIFIYPGYEFKVVDSLVTNFHLPKSTLLMLVSAFASNELIMEAYQEAVQEKYRFFSFGDAMFIE from the coding sequence ATGAAGTTAGAAGAATTTGATTATAATTTACCAGAAGAACTAATAGCTCAAAAACCGTTATTTAATCGTTCAGATTCTCGACTAATGATGGTAAATAGAGAATTTAAGGAAATCAAAAACGAAAGCTTTAAAAATATAATTGATTATGTACAAAAAGGTGACTTATTCATTGTTAATAATAGTAAGGTTATGCCTGCTAGACTATTTGGTAAGAAAAAAGAAACAGGTGGTAAATTAGAAATGGTGTTAATCCATCCTACAGAAAATGAGGGTGAATGGGAAGTTCTTGTTAAACCAGGGAAAAGGGCTAAACCAGGAACAATATTTGAATTTGGAGATGGTATTCTAGAAGCTGAAATCAAATCAACAACACCTGAAGGTGGAAGAATTGTTAAGTTTAATTACCAAGGTAATTTCCAACAAATATTAGACCAATTAGGAGAAATGCCATTACCTCCCTATATAAAAAGGCAATTAGATGATCCTGACAGATATCAAACAGTCTACGCTAAAGAAAGAGGTTCAGTTGCAGCACCTACAGCAGGGTTACATTTTACACCTGATCTTATAGAAAAAATAAAAGAGAAAGGTGGAGATGTAATAGAACTAACATTACATGTTGGTTTAGGTACATTCAGACCTGTTAAAGTAACAGATATTGAAAAGCATAAAATGCACTCAGAGTATTACTATTTACCTGTAGAAAGTGCAGAGAAAATAAATAATGCGAAAAGGAATGGCTGTAGAGTAATAGCAGTTGGGACAACAGCAGTGAGAACTTTAGAGACATGTAAAACTGAAGAGAAAGGTAAATGTGTAAAATCTAGCAAAGGATGGACTGATATTTTTATCTATCCTGGGTATGAGTTTAAAGTTGTAGATTCACTAGTTACTAATTTCCATTTACCTAAATCAACTTTATTAATGCTTGTATCAGCATTTGCTAGTAATGAATTAATAATGGAAGCATATCAAGAAGCAGTTCAAGAAAAGTATCGGTTTTTTAGTTTCGGAGATGCGATGTTTATAGAATAG
- a CDS encoding SpoIID/LytB domain-containing protein has protein sequence MKSKKIFTSLLILGFTIGVFSQSGEAIFAEETKEDVDIKEQKTTVEDDELSSFVEVGLLHSEFDSLAEEVELESVYGDKLQLSAEFEDYIIPIETLDDNITIEKNEKFKIDNKKLKPLENSIQLKLGPFNSKNILEKIEAEISDDYVYNTEEGKNSYFLNLIVDETEIDDINSIIEDTLEMQGFKFHSDYLAILKVDEDKRNLEEKKGDLKVKDVYITSFSKDEWAIYAPLSDYTDGFHLFKDYDLSSCDFDIIGPGYFVNNDDELITYQKSGSYSIAFQGDFDYISLKSLKEDLSEVLLKDTNYVYDNLPGVVMDSFQTKDEAEDTLDFIKELDVLKGIENISEISVIDTQDMNKFEKSYLGDKEIERLAINSKYDKPIKLLNNKKSYRGKLTITNKDEGLMVTNILSLEDYLKGVVPAEAYASWNKEALKAQAVASRTYAMFTKGNRYSEFDLCDTQFTQVYNGYGHETERTNEAVKETRGEKIYFNDRLINALYHSNSGGVTEDSENVWGSDVAYLRSVESPWDESAVDRGSSYSYKWEREYNRNELSEIVDDSYGIGDLKEIEITEKTEAGRIKYLTYKGEDSEHEVFGDSIRSPLGLKSTMFKIDSNRDETELNIKSADGSMTYKETKDEELYAITGETNEPRKVKEESLHIKGQKGTKEIQRVLMYYLYGNGFGHGLGMSQWGAHGMAEDGYNYKEILNHYYTDQVEIK, from the coding sequence GTGAAATCTAAAAAAATCTTTACTTCATTATTAATACTTGGCTTTACTATTGGGGTGTTCTCTCAGAGTGGTGAAGCTATTTTTGCTGAAGAAACTAAAGAAGATGTAGATATAAAAGAACAAAAAACTACAGTTGAAGATGATGAGTTATCTTCTTTTGTTGAGGTAGGTCTGTTACATTCTGAATTTGACAGCTTGGCTGAAGAGGTGGAGTTAGAAAGTGTTTATGGAGATAAACTTCAATTGTCTGCAGAATTTGAAGATTATATTATCCCTATTGAGACTTTAGATGATAATATAACGATAGAGAAAAATGAAAAATTTAAGATTGATAACAAAAAGTTAAAACCACTAGAAAATTCTATACAACTAAAACTAGGACCTTTTAATTCAAAAAACATATTAGAAAAAATTGAAGCAGAAATTTCCGATGACTATGTTTATAATACTGAAGAGGGTAAGAATTCATATTTCTTGAATTTGATAGTAGATGAAACTGAAATTGATGATATTAATAGTATTATTGAAGATACTTTAGAAATGCAAGGATTTAAATTTCACTCTGATTATTTAGCTATATTAAAAGTAGATGAGGATAAAAGAAATTTAGAAGAAAAGAAAGGTGATTTGAAAGTCAAAGATGTCTATATAACTTCTTTTTCGAAGGATGAATGGGCAATATACGCACCCTTATCAGACTATACTGATGGGTTTCACTTATTTAAGGATTATGACCTGAGTAGTTGTGATTTTGATATTATTGGGCCAGGATATTTTGTTAACAATGATGATGAGCTAATTACATATCAAAAGAGTGGTAGTTATTCTATAGCTTTTCAGGGTGACTTTGATTACATTAGCCTAAAGTCTTTAAAAGAAGATTTAAGCGAAGTCTTATTAAAAGACACAAATTATGTTTATGATAATCTACCAGGTGTAGTAATGGATAGCTTTCAAACTAAAGATGAAGCAGAGGATACCTTAGATTTTATTAAAGAGCTCGATGTTTTAAAAGGTATTGAAAATATAAGTGAAATTTCTGTTATTGACACCCAAGATATGAACAAGTTTGAGAAAAGTTATCTTGGTGATAAAGAAATTGAGAGATTAGCGATTAATTCAAAATATGACAAACCAATTAAACTTTTAAATAATAAAAAATCCTATCGTGGTAAGTTAACAATAACTAACAAAGATGAGGGGTTAATGGTTACTAATATTCTATCTCTTGAAGATTATTTAAAAGGAGTTGTGCCTGCAGAAGCTTATGCTTCTTGGAATAAAGAAGCCTTAAAAGCACAAGCTGTCGCGTCAAGGACCTATGCTATGTTTACAAAGGGAAATAGATATAGTGAATTTGATTTATGTGATACTCAATTTACTCAGGTATATAATGGGTATGGGCATGAAACCGAAAGAACAAATGAAGCAGTTAAGGAGACCAGGGGAGAAAAGATATATTTTAATGACAGATTAATAAATGCATTATATCATTCTAACTCTGGTGGGGTAACAGAAGATTCCGAAAATGTGTGGGGTTCTGATGTAGCTTATTTAAGATCTGTAGAAAGTCCTTGGGATGAATCAGCTGTTGATCGAGGTTCTTCATATAGCTACAAATGGGAACGAGAATATAATAGAAATGAATTATCTGAAATAGTTGATGACTCTTATGGTATTGGTGATTTAAAAGAAATTGAGATTACAGAAAAGACTGAAGCGGGACGTATTAAGTACCTAACCTACAAAGGAGAAGATAGTGAACATGAAGTTTTTGGTGATTCTATAAGAAGTCCTCTAGGACTTAAAAGTACAATGTTTAAAATAGATTCAAATAGGGATGAAACAGAGCTTAATATTAAGAGTGCAGATGGTAGTATGACTTATAAAGAAACTAAAGATGAAGAATTATATGCTATTACAGGAGAAACTAATGAACCAAGAAAAGTAAAAGAAGAAAGCTTACATATAAAAGGTCAGAAAGGTACTAAAGAAATTCAACGTGTCTTAATGTATTACCTATATGGAAATGGATTTGGCCATGGACTAGGAATGAGCCAATGGGGTGCTCATGGAATGGCTGAAGATGGGTATAATTATAAAGAAATACTAAATCATTACTATACTGATCAAGTTGAGATTAAATAA
- a CDS encoding DUF2905 domain-containing protein, with product MYDQIGRLLITFGILFLVLGGVFTLLSRIGNIGRLPGDIFIQRGNGTFFFPIVTSIIVSIILSLILSVIIRR from the coding sequence ATGTATGATCAAATTGGTAGACTCTTAATTACATTTGGTATTTTGTTTTTAGTTTTAGGTGGTGTATTTACTTTATTATCACGTATTGGTAATATTGGTCGTTTACCTGGGGATATATTTATACAACGTGGGAATGGGACTTTTTTCTTTCCTATTGTAACTTCAATTATAGTTAGTATTATACTTTCGTTGATTCTTTCAGTAATTATAAGACGTTAA